TGGTCTGGCAGGCGCAGGTCGACGACGGGACGTGGGCCATCCACCACCAGCGGCTCGACGGGCTGTCGACCACGACCCGGTTGTCGTTCGCGGAGCCGTGGAGCGGTGGCATGACGCAGTACGCCGTCCCGCCCCGCGAGCTGCAGCACATCCCGGCGTCGGTGGAGCCCACCGTCGCCGTGCACGGCCACACCGTGGCGGTCGCGTGGGAGGACAACCGCGACGACCCGACCCCGGGCCGCAGCGGCAACCCCGATGACGTCGCCATCTTCGGTGCGGTGTCGACCGACGGTGGCGCGACCTTCTCCGCCGACAGCCGCTGGACCGAGCGGATCCTGCGGCGCGACGAACCAACCGCCGAAGGGGTGGAGGGCAACCCTGCCCTGTCGCCGTCGCTGGCGATCACCCCCGACGGCGGGATCGTCCTGGCCCACACCAGCACCGTCGACTCGGCGTTCACCGACGTGTGGGTCCAGCGCTCCGACGATGGAGGTGCGACCTGGTCGACGGCCAGCCGCGTCGACGTCCCCAGCGAGTGGTCCTACCAGCCCCAGCTGCAGGTCGAACTCGGCGGGCTGCGGGTCGTGTGGCAGCAGGCGACGGACCCGACGTGGTCATTGCGGACGGCGGTCTCGACCGACGGCGGCCTGACGTTCGGGTCGGCGTCGACGCTGACCGGCGACGGCCGGTACCACGGCTGGCCGGCGCTGTCGGACGGGATGATGGCGTGGACCGCGGAGCTGACCGGCGGGGTTGGCGTGGTGGCCGCCGCGCTGGGCTGATCCGAGGGGCACCCCGGCGGGGTGCCCCTCGTCGTTCGTGCGGAGGGTTGTCGGTCTACTCCGACGCCTGCCCGTGGTCGATGTGCGAGCCGCCACCGCTGAGGAACGTGCCCTGCGGACCGTCGATCGCGACGTCATCGGGGCCACGCCCCGGCAGGCTCGAACCCGGCACGCCGTTGATGGCCTCGGTGGAGGCCGCCAGGTTGAAGATCGCGTAGCCGACCGCGTCGACGTTGACCTCGATCGCCTCGACCGACACGTTGTCGAACGTGTCGCAGGCCAGGTGGTAGCAGGGGTCGTACTGGTCACCGGCGGTGCCACCCCAGATGCCTGCCTGCTCCTCGGTCTTGATGCCCTCGGCCCCGGTGAATAGCCCGCTGGCGGGGATCCCGACGTCGATGAACGCCTGGTAGTCCGAGCGACCCGAGAACTCCGAGTCCTCGTAGGGGATGTTGTTGTCGGAGTAGTAGGCCTCGAAGAGGTCCTCGAGCTCTGCTGAGCCCGGCGGGATGAAGACGGGTGCGGGGAACGTGGACTCGTCGGCGTCGTAGACGCCGTAGATGAAGTTCGGCGAGCCGACCATGTCGAAGTTGAGGTACAGCGCGAGGGCGTCGTACTCCTCCTGCGTCAGGCCGAAGTCCGGGTTGAACACGTACTGCTCGGACCCGATGAGGCCGGACTCCTCGGCACCCCACCACGCGAAGCGCAGGGAGTTGGTCGGCGTGTACTTCTTGTTGTTCCCCAGCGCCAGCGCCACGGCCAGGATGGCTGACGAGCCGCTGCCGTTGTCCTGGATTCCGGGTCCTTCGCCGACGGAGTCGAGGTGGGCACCGGCCATGACGACGTTGTCGGGGTTCACGCCCGGCAGGTCGCCGATGACGTTCTCGGTGGTGCTGGTGACGATGGTGGTGTCAGCGGCCAGGTCGACCGTCGTCGCGTCGAGGACCACCAGGCCGTCGGAGTAGGAGGTGTCCAGGACCGGGATGGTGAGGACGCCCACGACACCCTCGCCGAGCGTGCCGCCGATGATGTCCTGGCGGGCCGGGGCGGCGGTGTTGCCCTGGTTGAAGATGATGACCGCCTCTGCGCCTGCAGCTTGCGCGTTCACGGCCTTGAGTCCGAACGCGCACGTCCCCCGCTGGATCAGCGCGATGTCGTTGCTGCCGGACCAGTCCGGCCCGACGAAGTCCGCCACCTCGCAACCGGAGGTGGAGGTGTTGCCGAGCCCGAGGTCCAGGTCGACGGGGATCACGTTGCCGCTGGTGATGGTCCCGCTGCCCGAGAAGGACATGGTCTGGGTCTCGATGGGCACGCCGTCGGCGGTCAGGGAGCTGGAGTTCTCGGAGAACAGGCTGAAGTCGAAGACCTGCCGCTCGACGTCGAAGCCGGCGTCCTCGAGCAGGTCGGCGACGTAGTCAGCGGAGGCGTCGTAGCCGGGGGTGCCGGATGCACGGGTTCCCCCGTTGGCGTCGGCGATGGCCTGGAACGCCGCGAGGTGGACGAACACGTCGTCGGCGTCGACACACGACAGGAGCTTGGTGGTGGTGTTCAGGTTGCGGTTCAGGCACGCGTTGTTGGACGGTGCTGCACCGGCGACGGCTGGCAGCAGGCTGAAGGCGAGCAGCAGCGCACAGAGCGCGCCGAAACGGGCATGGCGAGTCATCAGACATCCTCCTCGTGGCAAAGATGTCGAGGTGCCCACGTCCCGACCCTGACCTCGCTGACCCTAGTCCTGCCTGCGTGCGGTGAACACCCCCCGGAGTCGATTTCCCGGTCTCGGTCACCGCAGGGCTCCCCGAGCGCAACACTGGGCAGGTGACGGCGACCCGGTCATCCGACGACGATGCCCGTCTGGTCGTGTCGGTCATCACGGCGCTGCTCGATGAGCTCCGGCCCCATGGGCATCCGACGGTCACCCTCGACAGCGACCTCGAGCGTGACCTCGCCCTGGACAGCCTTGCCCTGGCCGAGCTGCTCGCCAGGCTCGACGACGCGCGCGGCACGCGGATGTCGACCACGTTGCTCGGCACCGCCACCACGCCACGGGACCTGCTGGTCGACCCGGCAGGCCCGCCCTCGCACCCGACCGTCGCGGCGGCCTCGCCCACCCCGGCGCCGGTCCGTCCGCCGGGTGCGGACGGGCCCCGTCCCACAGACCTGCCAACCCTGATCGACAGCCTCGACTGGCACCTGGCGACCCACCCGGACCGGCCGCACCTGCGGCTGCTCGACGAGACGGCGCCGGTCGAGCTGACCTACGCCGAGCTGCACGACCAGGCGCTCGCCGTGGCCAATGGACTGCGAGGCCGGGGCACCGAGACCGGCGACTCGATCGCCCTGATGCTGCCGACCGGACGCGACTACTTCGTGGCCTTCCTTGGCGTGCTGTTGGCCGGCTGCACCGCGGTGCCCATCTACCCGCCCGACCGGCCGTCCCGCATCGGCGAGCACCTGCAGCGGCAGCGCCACATCCTCGACAACGCCCGGGCGACGGTCCTCATCACCGTCCCCGAGGGACGGTCGCTGGCCCGGCTGATGCGCACCCACGTCGCCTCCCTCCGCCAGGTCTGTACTGCCGAGGAGCTGGCCCAGACCGACGGCGACACGATGCCGCTGCCGCGCGCCGGGCACGACGACGTGGCGCTGGTGCAGTACACCTCCGGCAGCACCGGGGCCCCCAAGGGGGTGGTGCTCAGCCACCAGGACCTCGTCGTCAACATCGACGCGATGGCGCAGGTCATCCGCGCGACCCCCGACGACGTGTTCGTCAGCTGGCTGCCGCTGTACCACGACATGGGGCTGATCGGCGCGTGGCTGGGCAGCCTCCACGTCGGGATGCGGCTGATCTCCATGCCGCCCCAGGACTTCCTCGTCCGGCCGGCGTCATGGCTGCAGGCCATCACCGACCACGGCGGCACCCTCGCCGCATCGCCCAACTTCGGCTACGAGCTGTGCCTGCGTCGGGTCACCGACGAGCAGATGGACGGCCTGGACCTGTCGACCTGGCGGCTGGCGTTCAACGGGGCCGAGGCGGTCGGCCCGGACACCCTGCGACGGTTCGCCGATCGGTTCGGACCCGTCGGGCTACGGCCCGAGGCGCTGGCCCCGGTCTACGGGTTGGCGGAGGCGGCGGTCGGGCTTGCGTTCCCGCCAGTCGGCCGGCCGCCGATCATCGACCGGATCAGCCGTGACCGGCTGGTGCGCGGTGGGGTGGCCGAGCCGCTCCCCGACGGGGCCGCCGGTCCGGACGTGCTGGAGCTGGCAGCCTGCGGACAGCCGCTGCCCGGCTACGCCATCCGTGTGGTCGACCGCGCCGGCAGCACGCTGCCCGACCGGACGCAGGGACGCATCCAGTTCACCGGCCCGTCGGCGACCCGTGGCTACCTCCGCAACGACGAGGCCACCCGTCGGCTGCGAGACGGTGAGTGGCTGGACACCGGCGACCTTGGCTACCTGGCCGACGGCGACATCGTCATCACCGGCCGGGTCAAGGACCTGATCATCCGCGCGGGCCGCAACCTGCACCCCCAGGAGCTCGAGCAGGTCGTCGGCGCCGTCGACGGTGTCCGGGCCGGCTGTGTGGCGGCGTTCGGGGTGGGCGACGCCGAGCGTGGCACCGAACGGCTGGTCGTGGTGGCCGAGACCCGCGAGACCGACCCTGTGGCACGGGAAGCGATCCGGAGCGGGATCGTCGACGCCGCGGTCGACGTGGTCGAGACCCCTCCGGACGAGATCGTCCTCGTCGGGCCGGGGACCGTGCCGAAGACGTCCAGCGGCAAGCTCCGCCGGGCCGAGACGGCCAGGCGCTACACCGACGGGTTGCTGGACCAGCCGGTCCGTGCCGCGTGGGTGCAGCTGGCCCGGTTCGGGTGGGGCGGGCTGCCCCGGGCCGTGCGCGGCCTGGTCGCCCGACTTCGCGAGACCCTTCATGCCGCATGGGCTCGGCTGCTCGTCGTCAGCGTGGTCGTCCCCCTCGCCGTCATGGTCGTCCTGCTGCCCGGTCACCGGCTGCGCTGGCGGCTGGTCCGGCGCGTGCTGCGCGCCCTCGTCCCGCTGATGGGCACCCCGATCGAGGCCGACGGCGCTGCGCTTCCGGCGCCGCCTGCGGTGATCGTCGCCAACCACGCGAGCTGGCTCGACGGGTTGGTCCTGTCGGCGCACCTGGAGGGTGGCGTCCGGTTCGTCGTCGGCGAGGTCCTGCGCGACAAGCCCATCGAGGGGTTCGTCCTCCGGCGGCTGGGCGCGGTGTTCGTCGAACGCCACGACCGGGAGCAAGGGGTCGCCGACGTGGCCGCCCTGTCAGAGACGTTGGACGACCGCAGCTACCTGGTTGCCTTCCCCGAGGGCGGTCTGGACAGCATCGTCGGGCTCCGGCCGTTCCGCCTCGGGGCCTTCAGCGTCGCGGCCACCGCAGGGGTGCCGGTCGTGCCCATCGCCATCAGGGGCAGCCGATGGGTGCTGCCGCCCCACACGACCCACCTGCGGCGCGGGACCATCCACCTGGAGGTGGGCGCGCCGATCCTGCCGGCCGGGTCGGGCTGGTCAGCGACGCTGCAGCTGCGGGACGCGGCCCGGGCGCACATCGCGCGCCACTGCGGCGAGCCCGACCTCGGCTGAGCCCTGAGGTCGAGCGGCAGCGCTCTTCGGTCGCACCTTGCAGCGACAACGGCGCAGCGGGCGAGCCTCAGGAGGTCAGCGAGAACACCGTCGGGAGGGGGACGGTGACGCCCAGCACCTCGACCGCGGCATCCTCCGACGTCGTGTCGACCGTGGTGTAGGCCCCGTCGACCGGGTCGGTGTGCACGACCAGCCGGCGCTGGACCAGGTCCAGGACCCAGTACTCGGGCACGGCAGCCTCGGCGTACAGGCGGGCCTTGACCACGAGGTCGCGCCGACGGCTGGAGTGGGCGACCTCCACAACCAGCTCGGCTGCGGCGACCGCGTCGGTGATGGCGTGGAAGTCCGCGGTCCGCACGATCGCCAGATCGGGCACCGGCTGGCTGTACTCGCTGACCGCGTAGGGATGGGAGACCCCAACCATGCGGTCGGGATCGAGGTGGCGGGCGAAGTGGTTGGTCAGCCACATCACCACCTTCAGGTGCGGTCCACCCTCTGCTGCCATGGCCACGATCACCCCGTCGATCAGCTCGACCCGCTCGTCGTCGAACCAGCCGTCGGCACCCCACGCGTTGAACTCCCGACGGGAGATCGGGCGGATGGTGTCGGACAGCTCGGCGAGCACCTCGGGCATGGCCATGACCCCAGTGGCGCACGTCCGGGGCAGGTCCGTCAAGGTCGGGACGGTTGTGGACAATGGGGTCGGGAATGCGGCATGGGTCGATATTGTTAGAGTTCTAACTACTACTGCTGCGAGCTGAGGAGAGGTCATGGAGTCCCGTATCGAGCTGGGTGTCGACACGTTCGGCGACGTCACCGTCGACGCGTCGGGGAACCGGCTGCACCCGGCGGCGGTCATCCGCAACGTCGTCGACGAGGCCGTGCTGGCCGAGGAGGTGGGGCTGGACTTCATCGGCATCGGCGAGCACCACCGCGACGACTTCGCCGTGTCCTCGCCCGAGGTCGTCCTGGCCGCCATCGCCGGCCGCACCGAACGGATCAAGCTGGGGTCGGCGGTGACGGTCCTGAGCTCCGACGATCCGGTCCGGGTGTTCCAGCGCTTCTCCACCCTCGACGCGGTCTCCAACGGGCGCGCGGAGGTCATCCTCGGCCGTGGGTCGTTCACCGAGTCCTTCCCGCTGTTCGGGCTGGACCTGCACGACTACGAGCGGCTGTTCGAGGAGAAGCTGGACCTGTTCGCGAGGCTGCTGGAGGAGGGCCCGGTCACCTGGCAGGGCACCGTCCGCGCGGGCCTGGACGAGCAGGTCGTGTGGCCGCCGACCGAGGGTGGCCTGAAGGCGTGGGTCGGTGTTGGCGGCAGCCCCGAGTCCGTCGTCCGGGCCGCCCGCTACGGCCTGCCGTTGATGCTGGCCATCATCGGCGGATCACCCGTGCGGTTCACGCCGCTGGTCGACCTGTACCACCGTGCGCTGGACCAGCTGGGCAAGGACCGCCAGCCCATCGGGGCGCACCTGCCCGGCCACATCGCCGAGACCGACCAGCAGGCGCTGGACGAGCTGTGGCCGCACCATCGCGCCATGCACGCCCGCATCGGTGCCGAGCGCGGCTGGCCGCCCATGACCCGCGACCAGTACGAGGCAGCGGCCGGCCCCGAGGGGCCGCTGATGGCCGGCTCCCCGGAGACCGTCGCCGCCAAGCTGGTCGAGGTGGCGAGGGACCTGTCCCTGGACCGGATCGACCTCAAGCTGTCGGCCGGCACCCTGCCCCACGAGGCGATGATGCGGTCCATCGAGCTGTACGGCCGCGAGGTCGCCCCGCGGGTCCACGCGGCGCTTGCCGAGGACGTCGCGGTCGGCTGACCGCTCGACCCGTCCTAGACAGTCGCGGGCATCGTCTCGCGCATCCTGATCGCGAGCGCCGCCGCGGCCAGCAGCAGGGCGGCGGTGGTGACGAACGCGCTGGTGAAGCCGAACCCCTCGACGAGGGCGCCGAGGACCAACGGTCCACCGACGGAGCCGAGGTCCCCGGCGGTGTTGAGCACCCCCACCGCCCGGCCGGCCCGGTCCTTGCTGACCACGTCACCGACGATGGCAGCCGGCAGCGGGTTCGTGGCGCCGGTCACGAGTCCGAAGGCGCCCATCGCGACCAGGAACGGCCACGTGCCGTCGAGGACGACGAAGCCCAGCGCCACCACCGCGAAGGTCGTGAAGCCGATGACCCCGACCGGTCGTCGACCGCGGATGTCGATCAGGCGACCGGCTGGAACGACGAGGAGGAGCTGGCCGACCGACGCGACCGTCAGCCCGATCCCGAGGAGGGCGGGACCGAGGGACAGCACGTCCTCGGCGAACAGCGGGACGACGGAGAACCGCAGGCCCGAGAGGGTCCAGCGGACGGCCGCCATCATCACGAGGGCGGCGATCAGCTCACGGGTCCGGAGCAGCTGCCCGAAGCCGGCGAACGGGTTGCGCGAGCGGTCGGGCAGGACATCGTCTTCGGTCGGGGCCTCGGGGCCCGGCAGACGACTGAAGGCGACCAGCCCCGCGATGCCACAGGCGGCGGCGTAGACGACGAAGGGCCAGCGCAGGCCGAGGGGTTCGGCAAGCGCCCCGCCGACGGTCGGGCCGAACGAGGAGCCGATCAGGAACGAGGACTGGATGGTCCCCACCGCACGGCCGCGGAGGCTGGCCGGCGCGGTGACGAGGGTGAGGGTCACCAGCGCGCCGAGGAACAGGGCACTGCCGAACCCGCCGATGCCCCGGGCGAACAGGAACCACCAGTAGGTCGGGGCGGCGGCGCTGGCCAGCGAGGACGCCCCGACGATGAGCGCACCCCAGCCGACGGCCCGGCGCATGCCGATGGTGTCGATGAGCGGACCCACGGCCAGGTTGGACACCAGCCGCACCCCGGCGAACACGCTGACGATCGCCGTCGCTGCGAACACCCCGACCCCGAAGGATCGGGCGAAGGCCGGGATGATCGGGATGACCAGCCCGAACCCCAGCCCCACGACCACGCCGATGGCGAGCGCCGCCGTGAACCCGGGGACCTCCCGCAGGTCGGCAAGGCCGGGTCGGCTGTCGGTCGGCGCGTTGTCGTGGTCGGTCATGGGTGGGTCGAGCATGCCCGACCGACGCGGGGGCAGCAGGCTGTCGGCGAAGTCACCCCCGCGTCCACGCGGCGCTGGCCGAAGACGTTCGGTCAGCTGAACGCACGACAGGGCCTGTACAGCTCCCGAATTCGAGGCGTAGGTTTGGAGTGGGAAGCAGCATGTCGCTGGGAACGAGGGGCTCATGGGCAACGCATCCGTTCGGTATCGCGTCGCGGTGGTGGTGTTGCTCGCGCTGACGACATCGGTCATGGCGCCTGCGCCGGCCATCGCACACCCAGCGCCGTTCGAGGTGGTGGTGCTCGGCGGCCCGGCGACGGTGTCGGAAGCCGTCGCCGACCAGCTCGACGACGACAGGCACGACGTGGTGCGGCTCGCGGACGAGGACCGCTACGGCACGGCTGCGGCGATATCGGCGTCGCGGTTCGGGCCGGGCATCACGACGGCGTTCGTGGCGACCGGGGAGGACTTCGCTGACGCCCTCGCCGGCGGACCGTGGGCTGCCCGGAGCGGCGGACCGATCCTGCTCACCCGCCACGGGGACCTGCCCGAACCGACCCGGGCAGAGATCCTCCGACTGTCACCGGACCGCGTCGTGATCCTCGGTGGCCCGAGCGCGGTCAGCCCGGTTGTCGAGGCCGAGCTCGCCGACCTCGTGCCCACCGTGGAACGGATCGGCGGCGACTCGCGGGTCGAGACGGCGGTGTTGGTCGCGCAGGCGTCCCACCCCTCGGGCGCGGGAGAGGTCGCCATCGCGCGGGCCGATGACTTCGCCGACGCGCTGACCGCCGGCCCCCTGATGGCGGCCCGCGACGGGGTGATCCTCCTCTCCGACACCAACCAGTTGCCCGACCGCACCCGCACGGAGCTGCAACGACTGGACCCGGATCGGATCACCGTCCTCGGCGGCACCGCCGCCATCGACGAGGACGTCGAGGCCGAGCTGGCGACCCTGGCCGACTCCGTCGAACGCGTGGCCGGCGCCACCCGCACCGAGACCGCCGTGGCCATCTCCGCGGCCCAGTTCGCAGCCGACACCGCCCGAGCCGTCTACGTCGCCAACGCCGGTGCCTTCCCCGACGCGCTGGCCGGTGCCGCACTCGCTGGAGGGACCGGCGGGACGTTCGCCGGCGGGACGTTCCAACCGAACGGACCCATCCTGCTGACCGACACCGATCGCCTGCCCGACGCCACCGCAACCGAGATCCGGCGCCTGCACCCGACGATCGACGATCCCGACGACAACCTGCCTCCCGTCGCGGAGGACATCGACGCAATCGCGACGGAGAACGTCCCCAGGATCGTCCCGCTGGTCGCGACGGACCCCGACGGCGACCCGCTGACCTATGCCATCGTCGACCAGCCCTCCTCCGGATCGGTCACCATCGACGGCGACGATGCCCGCTTCGTCAGCGGACTTCCGGGACAACGCACCTTCACCTACACCGCCTCCGACGGGCAGGCCACGTCCAACGTCGCCACCGTCACGGTCACCGTGCGGCGACGAAGCGGAGCGCCGACCAGCCCGATCGTGATCGGTCCAGACACCTTCGATGCGTTCGGCAACACCCAGCTGGTCATCACCCCGGACCTGGGCACCGGGCCTGACCTGGACGGGCCGGGGGTCCGCATCCAGGACAACCTGCTCGACAACGACACCGACACCGGTGGAGGGACACTCGACGTCGTGCCCAGCAGCACCGGGACGGCCAACGGCGGGACCGTGACGACGTACGCCGACGGGTCCTTCAGCTACCTGCCGCCGGTCGGCTACACCGGTGCCGACGACACCTTCACCTACACCGTGACCAACGGCACCGACAGCGCCGACGGCACGGTCACCGTCAGCCTGACCGACATGATCTGGTTCCTCGACGCCGACGCCCCGCCGGGCGGTGACGGCCGTTCCCACGCCCCCCTCGACACGGTTCCGGCCACCATCGGCGGTGCGGGGGACACGATCCACATCGGCGAGTCCGCCGCGGCGATCGGCGGGGCCGGCATCACCCTGGTCGATGGGCAACAACTCCTCGGCGTCGGCGCCGCGCTGGAGGTCGGGCCGGGACCCACGACCCTCGTTCCCGCCGGCATCCCACCGGTCCTCGAGAGCACGGCGTCCGGTGTGGCGCTCGTGCACGACAACACCGTGCGCGGCCTGGACATCGGGTCGACAGCCGGTGACGGCATCGCGATCGACGGCGGTTCCGGCACCTTCACGCTGGACAGCGTCACGATCACCGATTCCAGCGGCGCCTGTCTGCGGGTGGACTCGACCGTGGGCGACATCACGATCCAGGACTCCACGATCACCCAGACCAACGACGCGGCCGGCATCGACATCACCAGCCACACCGGCACGTTCTCCTTCGGCCCGACGAACACCCTGGACGCCACCAACGGCACCGGACTGCAGTTCACCGACGCCGACGGCACCTACGACGTCACCGCCGGCGTCACCCTCAACGGCGGCGATGCCGGCATCGACATCCTCAACGGCTCGGCCGGCACCTTCACCTTCGCCGACACGACGACCATCACCAACCCCACCGGGGCCGCGGTCCTGGTCCGTGACTTCGACGCCCCCGGCCAGCTCGACTACGACGGCAGCATCGTCAACGACAACGGCGAGCTCGTCCTCATCGACACGACCGCAGCCGGTTCGTCGGTGCGCTTCAACACCAACGGCGGCAACTCGTTGACGTCCACCGGCCCCCCCGGCCCGTCCATCGACCTGTTCGACGTGGACGGTGACCTGACGATCACCACCCCGACCACGGCCACCGATTCACAGTTCTCGCCCCTGTTCGCCACCGACGGCAGCGGCACGTGGACGTTCCACGACCTGACGATCATCGACCTGACGGGACTCAACGGTGGGGTCGACGTCTTCGGGAACACCGGCACAGTCAACTTCCACAACCTCGACATCACCACCGACTCCGCCGGAACCGGCGCCGCCGCCACCGGGTTCCTCGCCGGCGGCAACAACGTGATCAACGTCACAGGCACCAACCGCATCGACGCCGACGGAGGACCCGCCCTCGTCCTGATCGACACCGTCGAGGTGGACATGAAGTTCGAGAGCCTGACGGCGAGGAACAACCTGAGTTCGCAGATCGGGTTCAGCGGTGACGACGGGGTCAACCTGCTGAGCGTCGGTGCTGGATCGATCACCGTCGTCGGCACGACGACGGTGGCGAACGTCGACGAGGTCGGCATCCGCATGGATGGGGTCGGTGCCGACGTCACGTTCGGGTCCGTCGCCATCGACACCGTCGGAGAGGACGCCGTGAGCGCCGGTGCCGTCTTCACCAGTACCGGCGCCCTGCGCATCGACGGAGGATCCATCAGCAACACCGGGCGGGAGGGGCTGCGTTTCGGTGGCATCTTCGACGGGACCTCCGCGAACGCCACGGTCGACGGCGTGGCGTTCAGCAGCATCGGTGGCTTCGTGGTCCAGGCCGCCAACAGCACCCTGGCCGGTACCGGCAACACCGCGGCCCCGTTCTCCTGCAACGACCAGGGTGGCAACACCGGGTTCATCGCCTTCAACGGCGGGGCGGACACGTGCCCGTGAGCACCGGTCAGCGACCGGGTGTGCCGGGCCGAGGGCCGGGCGGTACGGGCACGCGGGTGAAGAACACGTCGTTGGCCCTGTGGACTGCACCGGGTTCTGTTGCCGCGTGGTCGAGGTTTCCGTAGGGCCTACGGATGGCCGGGCGCCCCACCCCGGCCATGGTGACGGCAGCGGTCGGACACCGACGTACCCGCTGGCCCATCAGCCGACCGCGACTGGGCCGGCACCGAGGAGGAACGATGGCACACACCAGATCGACCCGGGGGCTCCGCGCGGCGCAGGTGGCCGCCGGCTTGATGATCGCCGTCGCGGTGGTCGAGGCGCCGGTCTACTGGGGTGCGGAGCTGCAGCAGGCCATGACGCACCCGCTCTGGCTGCCCGCCACGACAGCCGCGCTGGCCGCGCTCGGCCTGCTGATGTGGGCGCTGCCCGCGCTCGCCGACGCACAGGGATCGGCGTTGGGCCGTTGGGGACGGCGAGGCGCTGCTGCGGCAGTCGTCGGCCTGTTCCTGAACAGCGGCCTGCTGTACACCCACACGTTCGTCACGCCCGTGCTGGCCGCCGATCATCCGTCGGCCTATGCGGCCTTCTACGGTCCGGACATCCCACCCGTCGGGCTGCTGGTTGCCTTCCTCCTCGGACGGGTCGGACAGCATGCCGGACTCGTCGTCTTCGGGGTGGCCTCGTGGCGAGCGGGGACCGTGCCGCGAGCTGCTGCGGTGCTCGTGGTGCTGGGCGGCGCCCTCGGGCTGCTGACGTTCGCCGCCGGGCTGTCCATCGGGGTGGCCGGTGTTGTCAACGTCGT
The nucleotide sequence above comes from Euzebya pacifica. Encoded proteins:
- a CDS encoding cell wall-binding repeat-containing protein, with protein sequence MGNASVRYRVAVVVLLALTTSVMAPAPAIAHPAPFEVVVLGGPATVSEAVADQLDDDRHDVVRLADEDRYGTAAAISASRFGPGITTAFVATGEDFADALAGGPWAARSGGPILLTRHGDLPEPTRAEILRLSPDRVVILGGPSAVSPVVEAELADLVPTVERIGGDSRVETAVLVAQASHPSGAGEVAIARADDFADALTAGPLMAARDGVILLSDTNQLPDRTRTELQRLDPDRITVLGGTAAIDEDVEAELATLADSVERVAGATRTETAVAISAAQFAADTARAVYVANAGAFPDALAGAALAGGTGGTFAGGTFQPNGPILLTDTDRLPDATATEIRRLHPTIDDPDDNLPPVAEDIDAIATENVPRIVPLVATDPDGDPLTYAIVDQPSSGSVTIDGDDARFVSGLPGQRTFTYTASDGQATSNVATVTVTVRRRSGAPTSPIVIGPDTFDAFGNTQLVITPDLGTGPDLDGPGVRIQDNLLDNDTDTGGGTLDVVPSSTGTANGGTVTTYADGSFSYLPPVGYTGADDTFTYTVTNGTDSADGTVTVSLTDMIWFLDADAPPGGDGRSHAPLDTVPATIGGAGDTIHIGESAAAIGGAGITLVDGQQLLGVGAALEVGPGPTTLVPAGIPPVLESTASGVALVHDNTVRGLDIGSTAGDGIAIDGGSGTFTLDSVTITDSSGACLRVDSTVGDITIQDSTITQTNDAAGIDITSHTGTFSFGPTNTLDATNGTGLQFTDADGTYDVTAGVTLNGGDAGIDILNGSAGTFTFADTTTITNPTGAAVLVRDFDAPGQLDYDGSIVNDNGELVLIDTTAAGSSVRFNTNGGNSLTSTGPPGPSIDLFDVDGDLTITTPTTATDSQFSPLFATDGSGTWTFHDLTIIDLTGLNGGVDVFGNTGTVNFHNLDITTDSAGTGAAATGFLAGGNNVINVTGTNRIDADGGPALVLIDTVEVDMKFESLTARNNLSSQIGFSGDDGVNLLSVGAGSITVVGTTTVANVDEVGIRMDGVGADVTFGSVAIDTVGEDAVSAGAVFTSTGALRIDGGSISNTGREGLRFGGIFDGTSANATVDGVAFSSIGGFVVQAANSTLAGTGNTAAPFSCNDQGGNTGFIAFNGGADTCP